TAGGTAATTAGGCACGAGATCCAATTATAACTTATCGCTGCTAGTCATCTGTCAGCGGGTAAATAAACGCACTGACCTTCTGGAGGCATTTGGGGCACTCCGACTCCGACTCCGACTCCAAGAATGTGCGGAAAACTTGCTCCATTCATTTCGACTGTCTCGCagttttgtttgaatttcgaCCGGAGCGGGTCAAATAAATTGCCGACCTCCAAATTGCGTTTGGTTGTTGGCTCGTGCAGAACGGAATTACTGGGCTGCTTGTTCatgaacatatatatattcatatatatattatatacacgTGAACACCTTTCTTGGGCTGCGGGCATGGACCCATATAGAAATTGTGTAAGCAAAACTCTCGTGACACATTTTGGTGGGCTGGCATACTCGAAATCGACCCGAAAACGAAACTTCATTATGCCCGGATGAAAGTTCAAAAGCCACAGATTTAGCATTACACGCTACTAACTGGCTGCAACTGCATTATTCATAACTTTGAGATTCTAGATAAACGCCACATGCGCCATCCGTAGGCCCACGCTAATGGTAATTCACTTCCGAAGGTGATTATTATATTTCACGGCAGCGAAGTGCGGAAGTGATTCAGGACTATCCCACAAACTTGAACTTTCCAATCATACAGCACTTCCGCCGCCTGGCACTTGGCCAATCCTCGAAGCCATAAAAGCTTATATCCGCTCGCCTGATAGCCAAGGACAATGGGTGGGCAAAGTACTTTACACCAAGTCATAATCGGACTTAAAGGGATTGAAGGACTCTCTCAAATACTTTGGTGCTTTAAAAGCAAGAAGGTTTATCAATAATACACATTTGAAGTCCTTGTAGAAACCAACAAGACAGTTTCCTTAATTTAGTACCTTAATTGTATTTCCCCTTTCcatcccattcccatttcaaTCAGGAGCAGCAGTCAGGAGTTCCTTGAGGACAAGGATAATGTCAAGAAGGGCGGTCTGTGCGGATGCTGCTCCAAGCTGTTTATGCCCTGCCGCCGATCCCGCTGCTCCCGTTGCTGCCGGCGCCGTGAGCGAAACGAATCCGCCGAGGATCAGCCCGTCCTGTGGAGCGGCAACAGCAGTGCCACCACGGCCACCAATGTCCAAGTGATTGACGAGACCAAGCCGAAGCGTAAGAAGGTATCGGATTGGCTAAAGTCCAGCTGCTGCCGGAGCTGTCGCAAGAAACCAGCCACCGAGGAGCACGAAGCACACCAGGAGGAAGTATCTAAACGGACGAAGCAGGAGGCCAACATGAGCACGGGACCAAGGACACGAGGCAAGTGCGGCCTCTGTCTGAGCAAGGTGTTCTGCTGTCGATCGGTGAACAGGGTGGATCCCACCACCGGCGACGAGACGGAGATGAAGCAGTGCTGCTTCTGCATACCATGTCGTCGAGGCAGTCGACCCAACAAGAAGGGCAGCACCGTCTCCTGGCGGGATCAAGACCCCGAGCTGGGCATCAAGCCCACCGAGTCATCGGTGGTGGAAGGCGCCTCGGAGGCAGCTATGTCAGCGGCAACCGATGCAGGGAATGGCCAAGTTAAGGAGTCAGTCTAATTTGAAACGACTTTCGAGTTTAGTTGTACTAATTCCACTACTTGTAGGGGCTGCTGCAAGCGCTTCTGGCTGATGCTGCTCTGCTGCCGCAAGAGGAAGCGCCGCGAGTCCAACGCTAGGAGGCAGAGCATCAGGGCGCCGCCACCCAGTGAGGCAAGTGCTCCATCAGTTTGATTGTATAAAAATAGATTGAAAGATCCTTTTTCTGTTATCAGGACACGCGGAAGAAGCTGCACGTGGACCTGGTGGAGTACTCATCCAAGATGAAGGGAGCTATTCCCGTATTGCCGCTGTATCTGGCCTGGTTCTGTGCCTTCTGCAATGTGGTTTTCCCAGGACTAGGTGGGTTGATAAGTGGTTATATCCATGTATCCATGCTTATGCCTTATGATTCCGTAACCCAGGAACCCTGCTCTCCGGACTCTTTTGCCTCTGCGTGGGCATACCGCGTTTCTCGCAGTTCGACAGCGCTCGTGCAAGGATCGGATCCTTCATCATCAACATTATCGTGGCCGTGTCGCAGTTCTTCTGCGTGCTCTTCTGCTTCGTGGGATGGGGCTGGTCCATTTGGTGGGGGACCATAATGCTAAGATGTGCAAGTAAGGAACAAGTATCTCGTTTTAAATTGCAGCCACTCATTCCGTTCATGTTGCACTTACAGAGAAATTgagcaaaatcaaaaaggTGGAGCGTttggagctggaggaggagcaaCGCCAGGCGCAACTGGCAGAGGCTGGCAAAAACGGCGTCGCCGAGGCGGACAAGACATAGTCCTCCGATCCCGGATACAACTAAGTTGCTTTTTATACCATTGTGTACATACTTTTGTACAAAACATGTAGATTTCACAAGACATGCACTTCCACATGAACTTCCAGGTTAAGCAAAACGGAACAGAACTTCCCTTAAACATGAGATACATACGTGTATATGTATTAAAATCATTAAACTTCCACTTAAATATGCGTTTTATTTATGGGACTTTATTTGTTGCGCAACAAAACAATTTTTGAGATTCGGAATGTTTGAGCAATCCAAGAAGTAAGGGAAAGTGGTTAAATGCCCAGATAAAGTGAAATGCGAGCTATTCGAACTTCAAAATAAACTAGTTTGTGAATTCGAATATTTTCCTTGTGTAACGGGAATTTAGAAATAAAATTCAGGAATCCCCCTTGCAGATTCCCACACAGTGTGACCGCATTCCGTTTGTTTGCATCGGCAAATTCGAGTTCAGCACTGCGGTCACACCGAGTCGttctttattaaaataaaaaacacgaCGTCAACTTGCGATTTTCGTACAAATTAGCCGTAGAAAATGTCGCACCTCgtgaaaatggaaaacggcCAGAGCCAGACCATCCAGGAGATGCTGGGCTGCATCGAGCGGTAAGAACTGCACAAATTCACTGAGTTAGGATGTGTAGTAACAACATAACCTCGCTTTTTCCGCAGCTACAACCCAGATCATCTGAAAACACTGGAATCCTATGTGCAGGATCAGGCTAAGAACAACACCTACGACCTGGAGGCCAACCTGGCCGTGCTGAAGCTGTACCAGTTCAACCCGCACATGCTGAACTTCGACATCACGTACACCATTCTGCTGAAGTCGCTGACCAGCCTGCCGCACACGGACTTCGTGATGGCCAAGTGCCTGCTGCTGCCCCAGCAGATGAAGGACGAGAATGTGCAGACAATCATCGACCTCGCCGACATACTGGAGCGGGCGGACTTCACCCTCTTCTGGCAGCGGGCCGAGGTTAACCGCAACATGTTCCGCCACATCGCCGGCTTCCACGATTCCATTCGCAAGTTCGTCTCGCATGTGGTGGGCACCACATTCCAGACTATTCGCAAGGACCTGCTGAAGGAGCTGCTCGGCGGCATCGAGGACTCGACGCTGGAGAGCTGGATCAAGCGCAACGGCTGGAAGAACCAGGGCCAGGGACTCGTCATCGTGGCCATGCAGGACGACAAGATCAAGACGAAGAACATTACGGAGAAGATCGAGTTCGACAATGTGGGCGCCCTGATGGCCCAGTGCCTGTAGGAACCTCATTCGCGTTCATAGTCCTCGTCTAAATTTTTACGAATAGTAATTAacggaaaaaaataaaagcctGTCCGTACAGCTAAATTACTTTGTGGTTTATTCTCGATCGGAGCTGCTCGCCAGGCTGCTCCTACTCATATGATCAGACTTCCAGAACTACCGACCTTAAAACGTACACGTACAGAACTAATAAAGCGCTATCCTATTTATGACTGCTTCTTGAACTTCTTTAAAATTGGGAATATCTTGTCGAAGGCATCGTAGATCTCCTGCCGCACCTTTGCTCCAGTGAGTACCACCTTTCCGGACACGAAGATGAGGAGCACGATACGAGGTCGCACCATACGATAGATTAAGCCGGGAAATAGCTCAGGTTCGTAGCTGCTGAAGTTGCAATGGGTCAGCACCAGGCCTTCCAAGCGTATGGGGAACTTGACATCGCAGGAGCCGACCATGTTTTGAATCTTAAAGTCGAGGAACTTTGCCTGCAAGGGAGAAAGTGTGAGAGATTCGTCCGGAAGAGATAGGAAATGTGAAGTCTTGTCTTACAGGAAAACCGAGCTTTTGGATGATGCGCGCATACTTTCTCGCTGCCAGTCTGGAGTCGTCCTCACTCTTTGCCCCCGTGCACACCATCTTGCCGGAGCTGAAGATCAGGGCGGTGGTCCGGGGCTCTCGGATTCGCATAATCACAGCCGCAAATCGCTTAGGATTGTACTCGGCGTTTCTCGCATGCAATGCTATTTTCTTGAGGTCCAGTTTGCAGCACAGATTAACCGTGGACACGATGTTCTGAAGTTGTGGCACAATACCGGGATCAGCGGAACCTGGTGTGGCTGGTGTCATCGGCGTGGAGGGGCCCATCGTCTGGTGGATGTTGCTCAGGGCATCTCCGCCACCTCCGGCCCCCGAACCGCCCACACTCCGCTCACTCATGGGCATCATGTGGGCCATCATGCTCTGCGGCGTCTGCGGCTGCATCATGGACTGCGGAGTGCTCCCACCGCCGCCGGGCGCCTGACtctggagctgctgctgctgctgttgctgatagGAGGCCGATGGCTGGTAACTCTGCATCTGTTTGTGCGCCAGCGGAAGCGATGGTTCGTGGCCAAAGAGACCGGATCCCCCACTGGCGTCCgactgctgttgttgctgctggtgctgcacGGAACTGGAACCGGGTGCCGGCATCAACGAATCCGCCTGCGATACAGCCGGAGGATGGTACACAGGATTGGCCACTATCTGCTGGTCCGCTTCCATCTGGTGGAGCGGCGTTCCGATGCTCGGAATCGAGAAGTTGGGGCTTAGCATTTGGTCCATCTTGCAGATGGTTTATTGTGGACTCCGATTAATTAAGGTTGACTCAATTCAAGACTGCTGAACGGGCTCAACTTTCGGTTTTAATTGCATGCCCACGAAGCGggaaattaatataataataataataataatgtaatGCAACCGCGTTCGTCGTTGTACCTGTGGCTCGTTTTGTGAGAATGGCAAAGTCAGCGCTGCATTTTGCCGCAACTATCGATGGCTGGCTGTGTCTTACGTTTTTCGTTACGTTTTtagcatttaaataattcattggaaatatgaatgaaaataattataacaataattaactTTGGTTTGATTTTTAGGTTTAGTTAAAGATCACATTTCAATGTTTCAAATATGACTTATTACGTTAAATCCCTCCTTTACGTCGTTGCCAATCGATAACTAAAATGGCGCACTTTTCAAAAAAATCAATTATAATTTGATGTACTTCTGTTTAATAGCTAAATAATTTGTGTATAAGGTGAAGAAAAGAAATAGCGAATAAATAAACGTGCAGAATACTTAGATGGAAAATGGTTATTCTCATGTATGCAGTTGCAGAATTAGATTTTCGTGGGAGTGAACTAGAAAACGATgtgttaaattaattaattggaACTTTTGCACTTGGACCATGCAATTAAATGGTTATTAAACTCATGAGCAAAACGAGAACGCCGCCCAAGCTGAAACCCAAGGGTGCAGAGGCCAAATTTGTGGCAGTTGCCGTTGAGGAATGGGTGTAAGTATTTCCGTGCTCATCGGTGTAGGAATGCTGGCCACTTGAGGGTGAGTTTTGGAAGGTTCCTCCCACTCCGGGCACCGTGTAGGGTCCTTCGTTCTGACCCCGAATGTAAATGCCGTTTCCAGGTGTGCCGAACTCATGGGGACCATTTCTACCATCATAATTCTGCTGCGCACTTGTCACTGGTGGAAAACAGAGAGAGTGTTGAATGGATTTGGCGGTTCTAGTGGTTCCCACACTCAACTTACCGGCAAACAACAGCGTGCTCACTATGCAAACAAGTAAAGTATACGATCTCATGATGCAGTTTCCAGTCACTGAGCTCAATTTCAACTGAGAGCGGCTCCGTAATTTAAAATCTATTTATACGAACCGATAGAAAGACGAGCTTTTGCCAATTAGCAGCTGAGAATGGGTGATGTCAGATGTTGAGCTTTCCTTGCGCGACAAACATTACAAGCGACAATGTACCAATTCTAAAATAGAACTACCCTCCTATTGCCAATATCTAGCATTTTGCGCATGCCTTTGCCCAGcaaaagaaatttttaaatttagttcACTAGCTTGGGAAGAGAAGGCAGGCAGAGAGAGTGCAGCAAACAGAGATTTTTGTGCATATATAGACGCTGAGAATCGTTATATAATATGCACtcaaaacaaacgaaaaaatgCGCAAATCGGGCAACAGTTCGAAACTACAAAATACGAGTCCTGAAAACTAAGCTACTAGCGCCAAAAGCAGAGTAGGTATTCAGATAATTGTGAGGTAGTTTGGAACCCAAATTCAAGTGCTGCAAAATTAAACACTTAATAAGGGCGACATGGAGAAGGTTTGTCAGTTTTTCCGCAACAACTACGTGCTGGCCAATTGCGAGGATGCCATATACAAGAAGGCGTTCTCCCTGAATCTGTCCCACTACCAAATCTCCGACGTTCCGGACATCATCGAGAAGTGCGAGACGCTGATGAAGCTGTTCCTCAACCAAAACAAGCTAACAAAGGTGAGAAAGCAGCTGCACAAGAGAGCCAATGAAATAATAGACTCGCAATCCCTTCACAGATTCCATCCTCCATTGGTAGTTTGATGCGCCTGCAGGTCCTCACGTTGGACTACAATAAACTGGACGAATTTCCGATCTGCATCTGTCGTTTGGTCCGGCTAAAGTTTCTCAACATCAGCTGCAATAGCATTAGTAGTTTGCCCCCCGAACTTGGATATCTCACCCAGCTGGAGACCTTCTGGTGCAATAATACTGGACTCCTGGAGCTGCCCAACGAAATTCGCAACTGTGAACACCTCGAGACGCTGGGCGTACGAGGAAATCCCTTGAAGAAGTTGCCCGATGCCATAGGCGCTCTGTCCTCCCTTCGTTGGCTCACAGCCGAGGGCTGCGAACTCAGCGAAGTGCCACTCACCATGGCGTTGCTGGGAAACTTGGTGCATCTGAATCTCAAGGGGAATCGATTGCGGCGGCTGCCCAGGATGCTGATGGCCATGCGGAAGCTGCGGTTCGCTTTCCTCAACGAAAATTGTATTGACGAGATGCCCACGCGGTCACAACTGGAGGAGCTGCGCACTCTTCACATGCTCAACTTGTCCAAGAATCCCATCAGCCTGCACCGCGATCTACAGCTAATGGCTTTGGTGAGGCTCCAAGTCAACCTTTGTGTTTCTTTTGTtgaatttttcggaattttgCAGCGTCAGACGAACCTGTATGTGGAGCTGCCGTCAGATCCCGCCGATATTTGCGATGGTCTCGCCAGTCGGGCTAGCCTGAACGCCCAGGAACAGCAGGCGGATCAGGAGCGAGGAGCAGGACAGGATCTAGACTCCTCCGACTGGGCGAACAGCGTGCGGACCAGCGAACTGGACTCGACGGACGAGAGTACGCTGGAGAACAGCATCGAGGATCTGAGTGTCATGCTGCCGGAAATGTCGCGCTTTGTCACCACCTTTTGAATGCATAAATCTGTGCCAACGAG
This genomic interval from Drosophila mauritiana strain mau12 chromosome 2R, ASM438214v1, whole genome shotgun sequence contains the following:
- the LOC117136219 gene encoding eukaryotic translation initiation factor 3 subunit K codes for the protein MSHLVKMENGQSQTIQEMLGCIERYNPDHLKTLESYVQDQAKNNTYDLEANLAVLKLYQFNPHMLNFDITYTILLKSLTSLPHTDFVMAKCLLLPQQMKDENVQTIIDLADILERADFTLFWQRAEVNRNMFRHIAGFHDSIRKFVSHVVGTTFQTIRKDLLKELLGGIEDSTLESWIKRNGWKNQGQGLVIVAMQDDKIKTKNITEKIEFDNVGALMAQCL
- the LOC117136217 gene encoding TATA-box-binding protein, with the translated sequence MDQMLSPNFSIPSIGTPLHQMEADQQIVANPVYHPPAVSQADSLMPAPGSSSVQHQQQQQQSDASGGSGLFGHEPSLPLAHKQMQSYQPSASYQQQQQQQLQSQAPGGGGSTPQSMMQPQTPQSMMAHMMPMSERSVGGSGAGGGGDALSNIHQTMGPSTPMTPATPGSADPGIVPQLQNIVSTVNLCCKLDLKKIALHARNAEYNPKRFAAVIMRIREPRTTALIFSSGKMVCTGAKSEDDSRLAARKYARIIQKLGFPAKFLDFKIQNMVGSCDVKFPIRLEGLVLTHCNFSSYEPELFPGLIYRMVRPRIVLLIFVSGKVVLTGAKVRQEIYDAFDKIFPILKKFKKQS
- the LOC117137599 gene encoding protein stum isoform X3, whose translation is MLNGTPNNAVIYTVDLAQDSFIDGDKYFFRSSSQEFLEDKDNVKKGGLCGCCSKLFMPCRRSRCSRCCRRRERNESAEDQPVLWSGNSSATTATNVQVIDETKPKRKKVSDWLKSSCCRSCRKKPATEEHEAHQEEVSKRTKQEANMSTGPRTRGKCGLCLSKVFCCRSVNRVDPTTGDETEMKQCCFCIPCRRGSRPNKKGSTVSWRDQDPELGIKPTESSVVEGASEAAMSAATDAGNGQVKEGCCKRFWLMLLCCRKRKRRESNARRQSIRAPPPSEDTRKKLHVDLVEYSSKMKGAIPVLPLYLAWFCAFCNVVFPGLGTLLSGLFCLCVGIPRFSQFDSARARIGSFIINIIVAVSQFFCVLFCFVGWGWSIWWGTIMLRCAKKLSKIKKVERLELEEEQRQAQLAEAGKNGVAEADKT
- the LOC117136218 gene encoding plant intracellular Ras-group-related LRR protein 4, producing the protein MEKVCQFFRNNYVLANCEDAIYKKAFSLNLSHYQISDVPDIIEKCETLMKLFLNQNKLTKIPSSIGSLMRLQVLTLDYNKLDEFPICICRLVRLKFLNISCNSISSLPPELGYLTQLETFWCNNTGLLELPNEIRNCEHLETLGVRGNPLKKLPDAIGALSSLRWLTAEGCELSEVPLTMALLGNLVHLNLKGNRLRRLPRMLMAMRKLRFAFLNENCIDEMPTRSQLEELRTLHMLNLSKNPISLHRDLQLMALRQTNLYVELPSDPADICDGLASRASLNAQEQQADQERGAGQDLDSSDWANSVRTSELDSTDESTLENSIEDLSVMLPEMSRFVTTF
- the LOC117136220 gene encoding immune-induced peptides, which codes for MRSYTLLVCIVSTLLFAVTSAQQNYDGRNGPHEFGTPGNGIYIRGQNEGPYTVPGVGGTFQNSPSSGQHSYTDEHGNTYTHSSTATATNLASAPLGFSLGGVLVLLMSLITI